CGGTTCAGAGGCAGCATGTGGCAGTCTCTCATTGCAATCACAAAAAATAATCCCAAGACCTCCTTTAGTCCTTCCTTGCctatcataaataaaaatagcataTAATATCTATAGTATGGGTTTCAAGCTGGGAGCATTATGATAAAAGATAATTAAATCTTAAAGTAATAAGTTCCATCTCCTACAAGGATTAGAAACCCGAATTGGTCCCAATGGATCCAATTTGATCTGGATCGATGAAGAATAGATCGTGATCGGTGAAGAAGCagtcaaaatcaatctcaataaGCCCTAACCTTAGTTTCCATACATGGATCAGTCAATCTGGATCTACCAATATCAAGATCAAGCTCAGTTGATTCCATCCAGTCGATCCAATCTCGGATTTTATAACACTTGATCCCTTGTCGATTATGGGTTTCCTTGTCATTTGAAAACAAGACTGCATATCTAAAACAATTTGTGATATAAAAAACTTGGGACTGAGTTTTCCTATAGCCACGGTAAATGGGATCCATTCGTTGAAGCTGGTTCAGATGCGCGCAGGGGTATCAGGTGGGTATTTTgaggaaaatactaaaacctaatagggctttgtgaaccctaggatggtggcttTTTTTGTGATTAGAATTCTATTCAACAAAACCCAAAGATCTCCCCcctccacacccccccccccccaaaaaaaagagagaggaaagaataggagaaaataaaaaatacaaggaGAGAGCTCTACAACAAAATCAACAACCTATCCCTATAGCCGAATTAAGCTAGAAGGGAAATCCGAAGAGGAAACAAGGATAGACCCAACCCAAAATACCCAGACAATAGAGCCTACCCAAGAGAACCTAGCCAACTAAGAAGATTAAACAAACGACCACATCCGTGTAAGCCCCTTACCACAACTACCTCTTCTTAACAACAGAAAAAGACATCCCAAAACAAACAGTCACTTAGGTGTACTCCTCGTAACTCTGGTTGATGGACGAGGGCGAGACTAGATGAAACTACTTTGGCCTTCTTCCCAATTTGATTTTTGGGTGGAAGCACCCAAACCCACAACGATTCTTCAAAGCAATGGAAGGGCTCACTCGATCCACATGCACAACTTCATATGGAAAAATGACCAAAGAAGGATCCATCAAGTACAAGCTGTTAGCAAGGTTGGCAACGAAGTTGTCACCCACCGGCACCATTTCAGAAGAGGGAGAGATGTCCACAGAGGAATTCCTCAAGCAAATGATATTGGTAACGGGAAACAGAAAGCTCATCAATGAAAGGCAGAGCCTCAACAATGGGTGGACAAGACTAAAAAGACCGAGGGGCCCGGTCCACAACGCAGGTTCGAAGGATCAAATCACAATGGTGAGGATTAGTGTCAAGGCCTAGATCTGGGTTAGGGCTAGGTAGGGAAGGGGGAACAAGATCAAGGAGGGGGGAGAGGAGTGGGAACAAGGATAAGGGAGGAAGGGATAGAGGGGGGACAaaaataggaggggaaggggaaaggaTGGGGGACAGAGGTAGGAGGGGAGACAATGGTGGGATTGGTAACACTATTCAAACCCAAGCCAAATAAAGGCAACTAACCCGGATCCCCTTGAATCAGCTCCCTAGACCCATCTCGCAAACACGAAGGAACTCCCTCCAACTCGACAACAATAATATGATCATTACTCACAATAGGAACGACCTCAGTCTGGCTTCCAAAAGCTAGCAACCCCTATATCCACCTCAGCATAGGGAGGGCAGCCTGACCTATCAGAGATGGGAGGGGGGACCATCTATAATGGTAGGAACACTTTCCATCCCAGGACCTCTGCAACCACTCGAACTCTCCCCCATTGGTGGTTGGGTTTCCTCTTCAGAGCTTATAGCCTGAGTCGTAGTACCCCCGTCTCCTCCTTCTAGGAGACAATGGCTAAATAATGTTCACCAGGCAATGGAGGAAAAATTTGTCCAAAAACTTGATCCCTTATCGTGATGGGTTTCTTTGACATTTGAACAGAAGATTGCGTATCTGAAACAATATGTGATGTTGAGATTATGTTGATTGAGATGAGGTGTTTGGTAACAACTCCATTTATACTTAAACCTCTTAGTTTAAGCTACAAAATATGTTTGCTACCcgatattttttggtttaaaaggTGGGATCAAGTTTTCCTCAAGCCCTTGCCAAAAAAAAGTTCTCCTCAAGCAACAGTTaaggaggaattccttcaccaaTTGAATTAACGGGGATGGAATGGTATCATTATgggggtaggggtaatttggacCTTCAACTAATAGGGGGAGTAATGATGACCTTAAATTCGTGAATTCTTCTCCATGGGAGAATGAAAAATCTCCTAAATAGAGCTTATGATTATGAGTTTGTAGAGAGGAAGGCTATGTCAAGTGCAAGGGACACACCAATTACAAAAAAGGGTTACTGGTCCAggcttaaaacccaaaaattggGATCCAGATCAATCTAGGACCATCTCAATCTGAATCGGCCACCTAGATCGGTTAGATACAGGCATGTTTGGGATTCGTAGTAGATCGACCAATGAATcgatattttttaataaaaatactttaaaaatctgaaaaccACCCCACCCGTAGAATTTGGatcttcttctctcccctctctccctctccttcttcctctctggttCCCCTACCCCCTCCACCACCAACTGCAACATCCCTGACCCGCCcctggccccctctctctctctcttccctttctttctccttctccggctctcccctcccctccctccctcccccccccctcccccttgtaTTGTATTCTATGGTTTACGTTGTTGGTCGCCTCCGAAGGGCCGTTAAAAGCTCGTAGGGCTAGAGGCCTAGGGTCTTTCTATTCACAAAATTTAGTCATGTCCATGAAGACAAACCTAATTGTTCATATAATGCTTATAACCCCCATGTAAATTCTTAGAATTTAGAATGGGTAAACAACTAATCACTTGTATTATCACTaagaaaaaaatgcaattaGTCACTTGGTTTTTCTGCTGAGGATTGATGTGTTGTATGGTTTTTGTTGTGGGCCGCCTCCAAAGGGCCATTAATTTTTAAGGTTTACATGGGATAATTTTGGAAATTgtctctctttgttttccctttaaATTGGTAGAGATGGGGTTGTTAGAGTTACAAAGAATTCTTTGTAAACAGAGAGGCATGAGGAAAAGAGCTTGTAATTATATTCTTCATTGCTAGCGAAGACACTCCATCTCACCGTGGACATAGGCACCTTTCTTTAGCATGTATATCTTTGCATTGTGGTTGTTTGATtactttttttctatttttgtggtTCTACATCCTCTATAGTTTTCAGTTTCTAACCCCTGACCCACTCCACCCCTTTAATTCCGTGCAAAGCCACACCCACACCCCCTCTCTCATGGTTAGACCTTAACccatgagaaagagagagagagagagagagagagagatatgtcTAACACCAACAATGGAAGATTGTCGAGGACTCCTCCAAGTGTACAACAACGGATCCATAGTCCGATCTTCCGAACCAGTTGCATACATCCATGTCCATGATGATGGCTCTATGGTCTTGAAGGatgtccttcccccccccccccctctctctctctttctctctctctctctctctccctaacCCCCTCTCTAGTTGCCCCACCCTGCCCTgcccctcccctccctccctccctccctcccgcTGCAAcatcccccccttcccctttctCTGCTCCAGCTTCCCTTTCCTTGCCCTCCCTCTGGCTTTCCCTCCCCTTTTGGCTCCAGCtcccgtcttcttcttcttcttttttttcagcGGTTCCCATTTCGGTCCTCAGTTGTCCTCGCATTCCAAACCAAAAGGAGTGAAGGATCTCCACCATTTCATTTAAAGCACATCCTTGCAGCACTTTTGCATCCTCCCAGCTGCCCCCCACTTCACCCAAAAGCAAAAATACTAGAAAAGTAACCAACCTAAATATGGGACTTGTAgataccatattggacagaagTCCCCCTTCACAGCCGTATAGATGGCCTCTTTTATATGGGTGCGATGTGGAAGACTGGATGGAGCCCAAATTTATGAACAGAAAGACCCCTTGGTCTCTTTTTCAGATGTTAAGTTTTGGCCCTAATAGAAGTATAGAGAATACCCCCTCTTTGGCATGGCTTAGTCAATTATTCTCGCAGTTCAGAGAGGATTCAGACTGCCACTTCTCTGAAAGCATGGTTCTTGCCTCCCTCGATCCTCCCTCCTTGGAGCTCATCCATTCGTTTCCAACACGTCCAACAAACAGACGGTGGTCGTAGATTAGGCAACTCCAttagcaaagaagaaagaattccAGGCAATGGGAGAGTGTACAGTATTGGTTGGAGTACAGTACATGTACATGGACATTCATGGGAATACATGCTAATCCATGGAAGCATATCATTAAATTTGAGTCAGGAACTTGACAAGTTGCCTATCAAGAAGGATCTCCTATTCATCCAACAGTTTGAAATTACTATAACATCCTCACATGGCAGAATTAGGGTCCCCTGGAGAGAAACCTCTCTTAAAGGCACAAATACCATATTATTAAACCATACACTATAAGAATGGTAGTGAAGAAAACCTCAGCTAGGCTCTGAGCTTGAAGAATGTTGTTCAGATTGGCTTAAGCCAGCCAAGCTCAAACAACTGACGTAAAAGGAGCACTTCAAATCTCTTACTTTTGTATTAATTTCTTTCCAATGTCATTTCAGATATAAACAATTATTTACATAACAAGTTATCTCTCAGGATGATGATGCAATTTAAACTAACTCTACattccccacccccaaaaaagaatatgaaatatatatatttgtaaaaaagaataaggaggagaagaagaagaagcaattcTATGACACCCTCAAGTATTTGTTTTCTATATTCCGCTTGATGAAGAAGGATTTGTTATCTTTACAACCTTCCGTTTAGGTTTTCTTCTACGCCGTGAGGCAACCTTTTGTTCAGTGCAGTTATCTACCCTTACCACATCAACCTTCACTATATGGTGATCAGACGTCCCTTTCGATGACATAACAGAGTAAGACCCAGGAACAAACTTGTATACTGAGCCCGGCGATGCCAATATGTAATCAACTCTTGTCCCATACTTGCATGTCCCCTGCACATCTGCATTGGTGGAATTCTTATTACTACAAACATTTAGAAAGGAGTATATTCTAACCAATTTGACTAGACTTACAACCCAGGGAGTCTTACTTTGGCCTTTGGCAATTATAACTACTGATTCGCATTCCCCTGAAAAGTCCTTGGAATCTACATATTGCTTccccttcaagaacttcatCACATCAACCTTTGGTGTCGGCTTTCCAATCTCCTCATAGTACTGCAATATAATGAATGTCTAATTAAGTATTAATCTAGTAGTGATAAATTGGTAACAGAACCAAAACTTCCATGAATTTCTACCTTCTTAATATCTGACCATCTCTCTGCAGAGTAGTCTGTTTCATCTAGGGAGTTGAGCCCTCCAGCTAAGATGTGAGGCTGAGCATTTGATTGGATAATTGAATTTATCTGCTTCATCCTCCAGTTCTCATTCAAATGGTCAAGATGAGTGCAATAGAAGTTGAATTCTCCTGCCTGGGGCACATCAATTGTTGCCTTCAGCACATTCCTGTATCCAATGTTAGCACACCAAAATGGGTCTTAAAGAGTGTCATTTAGAATTTCAAGAATCATAGAAGTATGAACTTCTTTGTGAGAAATAGTTGAGACTGTAAAAATAGATGCCATATGCAGTTACTGATCACAATTCCTCAGTTTGGTGTGGTGCTTGTATATTTGTGGAAGGTCGGATCATGCTTCATATAAcagatgaaaaatgaaaaagggaggggatagaaaagaagaggaattcAGAAGAAGCCTCATCAGCCACCGCCATTGCATTTGAGAGAAGGCTTATATGATGATATAGTGGTGCTGCTATTGTACTTCAGTGAGAAGATTCTCAAGGTATGCGAACGTTTCAGGTCAGATATTCATAGAGAATAACCcgaaacaagaaaaattattttgaattatgcCAAAGAGATGCAGTTACTAAAATGGGGCTAAAAGATGAGATGAAAAGACTTTGTGCAGAAGTAAATTGGATTCCTTTTATCCGTAACCTTGACTAAATCATCCACCAGATCCAGTTCCCCAAATTTTGCAGAATTAACTGACCAGATGGATGTTCTGGAGGTCTATGGCAAGCTCAGGTGAAATGGTTGTCAAACTTTCCAAGATTGATTACCAACTTATTGGCCTTAGGTGAGCTAATAAAGCATGCGTCCCTAACCATGAACAAACAGACATCTGAGATGACAGGAAGCTCTATGAGACTAGTTGAGGCTGAATCTTATTTATTTACCTCTCGTCCTGTTGGTTTTGCTaaagaaaatacaaacaagCCAAATAAGGGATAagatggaagaaacaagagtgAAAACAGAGCTGTAACTTAGTGATTGACTAGCTCTGgaactctttttcttccttttcgtccctcttcaattttttatgCAGTGAACTATAAAGTTGGTGAAAGGGTAGCTTATGTAGGGGAAACTATGGCAGTCAAATTGAGCAAATAGGCGAATCATTGTGATTCGGGAATCACGCCAAAGAATCAACAATCTCCAACAAAACTCCTAATCTGTTAAATTGGAGTCGGCTTCCTTCTTTTCCTGTTAGTTTCCCTTGTTCATTGATTTAATTTTCGGGTCTAACGGATAATTAAACTGAGGAAAGTAATCAAAACAGAGGACATGAATGGAAGGAGGACTACTTCTGGAGAAGGAAAAGGATTTGCACCTGAAGTCTGTATCATCGAATATTTTCTGAACTTGCCATCTCTTAATTGGCCACTTAGACAACACAGCGTTCCCATACTCAGGAGCCCAGCTCTCAGCGAATGCATATGTCATACCCAAGGCACTAGCCAAGTCTGATAGAGGTTTCATGcctttctcttcctctgctTTGACATCTTGCAGAGCTAATATATCTGCATCCACTTCCCTCAGCACTTCCAGAATGGATCGACGGTTTCTCCGGCTCTCATCGACTCTATCAGTGATTATCATATTGGCTGAGAAGCTCACACTGGACCTCAGAGGAGCTTTGCCTTTTTGGTTCCTGCTTGTAATCGTGCTCGACGAAGAAGGCCCCTCACCGTTCGCTTCTGCAAAACTCGACTGTCTACTGCGCACCAATGAGATTTCATTGTCAGGGAGATTGATAGAGACCCTCAATTTTGATTTTGCGAACTTCTGTTGCTTGGTAGCATGGTCAGGACTGTTCATAGAGTTGGGATGCAGGGGAGATTGCTTGAGTATGCTCTTGGGACGATCATTTACAGACTTGGCTCTGATATCAACCTCCATGGAACGCCTGACCTTGAGATAATCTTCCTCCCCATAATCAAAGACAACAGACTTCTCAGACTGGGGGATGGCAGGAGCCATGGAGAACAGGGCCGCATTGAAAGTCGCAAGTCGAATTGGCCTCTCGAATTTAGAAGTAGGAGTGCCCAGTTGACCATTTTGATGGATGGATGACTCGTTGGAGATGGGTTCTTCTTTCGCCTGAGAAGATTTCAGGTTACACTTCCCAAACCTCCTGATGACAATTTTGATCTTGGAACGCCTCCGTATTGGCCAGTATAGTCTAGAACAGAGGCGCCGAAGTTTATGGCTGAGGTTGCTTAGCATTTGAGAGAACTGGGAATTGCAGGAAATTAATTGAGTAGCTCCCCTTGATTGCATAacaagaagacgattggtggtgATTTCTAATAACCTTACAGTTTCTATCGTCTGAAATGAATTAGATGTGAAAGTAAGATTAGTTTAATTAGATTATGGCTGGAaaggaaaggagaggagaggaaaggagagagggaGGAGTCTTCTGAGAAATAAGGTTGGTCGACATTTCGCAGACAAAGAAGGGTTCAAAAGGGGTGGTAGGGTTTTCTGAGAAGTTGCggtggagagagaaaaggacTCACAGAAAGATAGAGAAGCAAAGAAATCCCAACTGCTCCAAGGAGACCTAACCACTCCAATCCCAATCCATGCAACTCAGATTCTTGATTGGAACTCCACGTCACCCAAAACCCGGGGTACCAAACTCCTGAATGCACCCTAGTGGAGTCCACCACTCCACCCTCATCCCATAAGATTACTTGATTCGAGGCTTTTGTGCTCTCCCCCTCGGCATATAATCCATCCATTTAAAGCTTTCTAGAGTTTTCGACATGACTTCCACGAATGCCTTTATTTCTCTTAAAGATTATAGTGAAGTAAAGCAATAACTTTTCCATGGAGGGTGGTTTCAGACTTTCAGTTTGGATTGATTGAATGCTTCTCATCCTACGGAATTTGAAGCAGAGGTGTTTGAGGAAAAGATGGAAGAGCCAACCATTGCTGTTGTTTACGCAATAATGGAcacaaaataattaaatttgatAGCAAACGTCAAGATTGACGAATGTAGCTTGGCTATATTCATGGTGGTTTCgttggaaaattaaattaagtAATACAAAAGTCTGGtttgatttgtttatttttctgttagtGTAGGTTTGAGCTGGACTTGCTTTACAAAAAAAGATGACAAACGCAAGGTTGGTTTTGGGGCCGTTGAAATCTCAGCAAAAGGCCAGCGTTTCTCGCTTGTTATCCCCTTTGGATGCTTCCTGTTGTTGGGTTCCCTTTCAATTCCATCAACTGTGGGTCATATCATAATAaaagttaagaaaaaaaaaggtaggaGTCGTACAGATCTGAAATATTAGAAGAGATATCTTAGATTATATTGTGATGCTCAActtaaaatagaaagagagagagagagaggttaagAATTATTGAACTAAAGAAATATGGAAACTTTGAAAGATcacagaagaaagaagagatcaaAGGATCCAGTGTGGATTGACTGCCAAAGGCAGCTTGTAAATGTTTGGGCTTTAAAGAATCTCCATTATTAATTTGGTCGGCAACACACCTGGGCTGTTGTTGTCTTCCTGACATGGTGTGGACCGCTGTTTGACATTCACCACAGCATTGATATTGAGCACCAGGTTACTGAGCTTTGTCCCCAAAGAGATGGATACACAGATGGCCAACAAAGGCAGAGCAGGATCGCGGACACCATCACCTCTCCTCCATGGCTAAATGTAGAGGTGCATGTAAGTAGTAGAGATGTTCTAGCCATAGGCGACTAGACGTGAAGAAGTAGAGACTTCAATGAAAGCGTCCCAGACACTAACCCAAACCATGACAGGCTCCATTGCTCTGCTTCCCATTAAAAGGAAGTTGAGGGCTGCCGAAATTCCTACTTATAGGAAATAGGAACTGGAAAGCATTTCCATGGGTAGGTTGATACGATACCTAAACCTTCTTTTTTATGGTAAAATCAGACAAAAGTAGGCAACTCTCTTCGTATATGAATCTGTATGACAGAACTAATAGGAATGAAAAGTCATACCCTCCCTTTTGTGTCTACCTGATGGGAGAAGCAAGGAAAACCAGCCACAGGCCATTGGAAAGAACTGATTGATGTAACGGACGATTGGGGGTAGGAACTCCCAGCAATCATTGGGTCCTTTTCACTGGTCTTTCAGTGATGGTTGTGGGGCCTTAGTCCCACCCATCAAACGCAAATCCCCAGGTGATGAAGAATAATGTCTCTATCCAGCTGTTTGAAGGAAAAACGATGGTTTGCGCGCAACGACTGCTTAgatcggcagtagaggatccaaattgtagaTCTTTTATCCAGGAGTTCTTTGTTCCTCTGTTGTTGTAGATGATGTATTCTTGCTTATGGGTTTAGCATCTCCTCTTCTATTCCTTAGAGAGGTGTTTTTGTCTTTCACCGTGCaagcccatatatatatatatatatatatattatttgatAGAAAGAGGGTATTCATTCATGCGCACCCATCGCTAACCAAAAgaacaaaatacataaaatagaTAGAAAACATGATAAATGCAGGGTATGGATAtacggtatccaaaaccaaTGAGTGAAAATTGATCTGGTCTCACATGTCATTGGCTGGGTCATCCAGACTAGGAGTTGAGTCACAAGTCAAAACCACTTCCCTAGATAACAGGCTATAGACACTGCTAAATTTAAGCGCATGCACATACATACCAATAGAGGGGGGCCCATACGTGCCGAACAACCCAACGCCACACTGTCCACGCTTGCCGACATGTTGCCACGGTCTACTTTCAAACAAACTTGCCGGGTCGGCAAAGGTCTGCTGGATCGACAAGTGGAGCTTCGATTAACAAGAAGAAGACCACCAGAATCGCTACCACAGCCTACTTTCGAACAAATCTTCGAAGATCTGCTGGATCGACGAGTGTAGCTTCGACCGGCGACAATAAAGGGTTGGTGAAGATTGAACGGCGGCTGGAGATTTTGGGATTAGTCTCAAATACAACTTTGTTTCTAGAGTTTCACTTTCAAATTCACTCGGTCGGTGTTCTTTTCTTGGTTCATTTTCCCTGTTACTTCTTCTGTGTGTTTTGTTGTAAATCTTGGCTGTCTAGAATGTAAATGGGAAAAAAACTAGTGCACGATGTACCATATCAGTTGGGGATCCGAGCTTAGCATACAAACTCTTCAATTTGGTGGAGGAGAtggggacctttatccgctAGCCGTAATTGAAGCGCTGCTGTGTGCATCATGcggtgcagcagcggccatgtgcgTCTGATGGGGCCCGGCCGTGCACACATGGTCGCTGCCGCACAAAGACGATGCGCAGCAGCCGCTCCAGCTTATTGCAAAGAGATAAAAATTCAAGAGATGGTGAGACAGCAAGCTATTTGGGGGGGAGGGATgttacgatgtcttgtattctgttgTTCACCTTTATGTTGATTTTGAAAGGGCCATTAAGAGGCCGTAGATTAGGACCCCAAGAACTCCGAGACTTTTTTTAGGGTTACATGGGTTTCGGTAATATGTGCTTATGCAGGGCTCTACTATGTATTTATAACAATATGGTATTCTCTATAATCTGAGAGGGGTGTGAGGACGAGGAGTTGTAACCCTGTTCTCTATTATAGTGAAGCAAATCTCATTTACCCGTGGACATAGGCACTTGTCGAACGAACCACGTAGTAGTTGTGGCCCTGTTGGCCACCTCAGGCTCCTGAATCTGACCCAAAAGCAAAGTGAGTCTAATGACAGTCGGATCAGAAGACTTCAGAGGGAGGAAGCATGGGACCTGGATCCTCTGTGGTGCAGCAGGGTGTACGGCGCACATTGGATGGCCTGCAGCACCCAGGCATGCAGCGCCCgtgtgttgggctgcatgcccaGGTGGCCTTCCGATCTGCGCACTGGACACCCTGCTGTGCCACAGAGGAGCCCCATCCGGAAGCATGTAGGAGATTTAACTGAGAGTAACCTGCACTTGCAGAGAGTACAATCTATGGGACCACTGCTCAAACTTCTAGAAATTTTCTACAGACCACCCTATACGTAGCCCTTCTGTAGAAACAAAACCCATTGAACCTCAGCCCAGAACCCATGTTGCTTTTTCCCAGCCCAAGACAAGCCCATTGTTTGTTTGAATATGGCCCAGCCCGATTCTGTTCAAGGTGTAGATCTCAACATTTGGAGCCCAGTTATCTTTGAATTAGAATTATAGGCCCATACTAGAAGTCTGGAACTAAGACCCCAATCCAGATCGattttatcacctgcggttccctGCCcagtacggttccctagtgtctctaataaaagggaggtggaccccacccgggcagtgttgagtcaaggggtaaaatgatcatttcagaccccccctatgagaggaaccgcacaaccgtACCGGTCAACAAACCTCAGAGGATAAAGGTCCAATCCAGATTGGGATTGTTTCCGAAGTGCAGGATCTGTACCGGGCAGGAACcgcaggggataaagatccaaatGCTGCTTCTCCTACTCACAATAACAATCTGGAACTAAGACCCCAATCACAATAACAATCTGGGACTAAGACCCCAATCCAGATTGGGATTTTTAAAACTACTGTTATGGCTTGCATATCTGGTAAAAGCCAATCTTCTCTTTCATCTACGGTTCATCACAATAGTATAGTTTTCACAAAGGGTGGAACTGAAATTGTACAAGCTTTTCAACTAACTCAGCTGTTCATGTGGAGAATAGAAAATAACTAGGGGTTCCTCTGGTAATCCCCATCTGGAATTCAAACTGTAAACCAACTCAACTGTTCAGGTGGAGCATTGAAATAGCTTGGGGTTCCTCAATGGTAATCCCAATCTGCAATGTTAAACAAGAAAATTGATATGAAAATTCTTCCAATGTCGAAGATCACACAAGGAATtgtaccccaaaaaaatttgttacGAATGGTATTTAAGGTTATCAACGTACTCTGGCATTGTGTACAGGTGATCAATGCTTTTCTTTCATCACTAACTACCAAATAATGTATCTAAAAGGTTTGATGTTGAACCATCAGTTCCACTCGAATCAAAGAAACCAACAGAAGTATTTTCCCTTCTAGTTTTTCGCTCCTCGATAACAGACTCATCTGTTTCTGAGCAGTAGTTTCTTCTCATCTGTTTTATAGGCCTATCAGCAACGACAAACTTGTTACCATCACGTTCTCTCTCAGGGAAGCCCGCCCAAACTGAATACACATAATGTAAGATTAGGACATTTAC
The sequence above is a segment of the Telopea speciosissima isolate NSW1024214 ecotype Mountain lineage chromosome 7, Tspe_v1, whole genome shotgun sequence genome. Coding sequences within it:
- the LOC122669739 gene encoding uncharacterized protein LOC122669739, with product MQSRGATQLISCNSQFSQMLSNLSHKLRRLCSRLYWPIRRRSKIKIVIRRFGKCNLKSSQAKEEPISNESSIHQNGQLGTPTSKFERPIRLATFNAALFSMAPAIPQSEKSVVFDYGEEDYLKVRRSMEVDIRAKSVNDRPKSILKQSPLHPNSMNSPDHATKQQKFAKSKLRVSINLPDNEISLVRSRQSSFAEANGEGPSSSSTITSRNQKGKAPLRSSVSFSANMIITDRVDESRRNRRSILEVLREVDADILALQDVKAEEEKGMKPLSDLASALGMTYAFAESWAPEYGNAVLSKWPIKRWQVQKIFDDTDFRNVLKATIDVPQAGEFNFYCTHLDHLNENWRMKQINSIIQSNAQPHILAGGLNSLDETDYSAERWSDIKKYYEEIGKPTPKVDVMKFLKGKQYVDSKDFSGECESVVIIAKGQNVQGTCKYGTRVDYILASPGSVYKFVPGSYSVMSSKGTSDHHIVKVDVVRVDNCTEQKVASRRRRKPKRKVVKITNPSSSSGI